In Scatophagus argus isolate fScaArg1 chromosome 3, fScaArg1.pri, whole genome shotgun sequence, one genomic interval encodes:
- the acad9 gene encoding complex I assembly factor ACAD9, mitochondrial yields the protein MMNANRFVLLSKSVQIGKQLLACNVRSAGKDVLRLQQRRSIKTHSRNLAFAKDLFLGQVNKAEVFPYPEIGNEEVEEINQLVAPVEKFFSEEVDSAKIDREAKIPPETLNGLKELGLFGIMVPEEYGGLGLSNTMYARLAEIISLDGSIAVTLAAHQAIGLKGILIAGNEAQKQKYLPKLASGEHIAAFCLTEPGSGSDAASIQTRATLSEDGKHYLINGSKIWISNGGMADIMTVFARTEVVIDGVKKDKISAFIVERAFGGITSGKPEDKLGIRGSNTCEVSFDNVPVPVENVIGEVGGGFKIAMNILNSGRFSMGSSSAGMIKKLIELTSEYAATRKQFNKSLADFGMIQEKFAMMALNAFVMESMAYLTAGMMDRPGLPDCSIEAAMVKVFSSEGGWICVSEALQVLGGLGYTKNYPYERYVRDCRILPIFEGTNEILRMYIALTGMQYAGKVFTGKIKEMKKGNIGLALSMVGKKLKNSLTYSVDLGLTGKDGVVHPSLTESAKKLEQNVSLFGSTVESLLYRYGKTIVDEQLVLKRVADVLINLYAMTAVLSRATRSISIGLRNHDHEVLLANTFCSDAFFKNNYLMTQLQKHSPENNDANIKKIAKEVLEKRAYVCSHPLERTY from the exons ATGATGAACGCAAACAGATTCGTGCTCTTGTCTAAATCTGTTCAAATCGGAAAGCAACTGCTCGCCTGTAATGTGAGAAGTGCTGGCAAAGACGTGCTGCGTCTTCAGCAGCGGAGGTCTATTAAAACTCATTCAAGGAACCTCGCATTTGCCAAGGATTTGTTCCTTGGTCAGGTAAACAAG gcGGAGGTATTCCCTTATCCAGAAATTGGAAATGAAGAAGTGGAGGAGATCAATCAGCTTGTTGCACCAGTGGAAAAATTTTTCAGTGAggaag TTGACTCGGCAAAGATTGACAGAGAAGCAAAAATCCCTCCAGAGACTTTAAATGGCTTGAAAGAGCTTGGGCTGTTCGGAATCATGGTTCCCGAGGAGTATG GGGGTCTTGGACTGTCCAACACCATGTATGCACGACTGGCAGAGATCATCTCATTAGATGGCTCTATTGCTGTAACACTGGCTGCTCATCAAGCCATTGGACtgaag GGGATCCTGATTGCAGGTAACGAAGCCCAGAAGCAGAAGTATCTGCCCAAACTGGCCTCAGGAGAACACATCGcagctttctgtctgacagagcCAGGAAG TGGGAGCGATGCAGCCTCCATTCAAACACGTGCGACCCTGTCAGAAGATGGAAAGCATTACCTCATCAACGGTTCAAAG aTATGGATTTCAAACGGAGGCATGGCAGACATTATGACAGTATTTGCCAGGACTGAGGTGGTCATAGATGGcgtgaagaaagacaaaatttcTGCATTTATCGTGGAGAGAGCTTTTGGTGGCATCACCAGCGGGAAGCCTGAGGACAAACTGGGCATCCGGGGCTCCAACA cttGTGAAGTGTCCTTTGACAATGTCCCAGTGCCAGTTGAGAATGTAATAGGAGAAGTGGGTGGTGGATTCAAG ATCGCCATGAACATCCTGAACTCGGGGAGGTTCAGTATGGGTAGTTCCTCAGCTGGAATGATAAAAAAACTGATCG AACTGACCTCCGAGTACGCTGCAACCAGAAAGCAGTTTAACAAGAGCCTGGCTGATTTCGGCATGATTCAG GAGAAGTTTGCAATGATGGCTCTTAATGCCTTTGTGATGGAGAGTATGGCATACCTGACAGCGGGGATGATGGACAGACCGGGGCTTCCAGACTGTTCTATAGAGGCTGCCATGGTCAAG GTGTTCAGCTCAGAAGGAGGCTGGATTTGTGTCAGTGAAGCTCTTCAGGTCCTTGGAGGTCTGGGTTATACGAAGAACTACCCCTATGAGCGCTACGTCCGAGACTGTCGCATACTGCCCATCTTTGAG GGGACCAATGAAATCCTGAGGATGTACATTGCTCTCACTGGAATGCAGTATGCTGGCAAGGTCTTCACAGGGAAAATCAA GGAGATGAAAAAAGGGAACATAGGTTTGGCTTTGAGCATGGTTGGCAAAAAACTGAAGAACTCATTGACGTATTCAGTGGACCTCGGCCTGACAGGAAAAGACGGAGTGGTGCATCCCAGCTTGACA gaAAGTGCAAAGAAGTTGGAACAGAATGTCAGCCTTTTCGGATCAACCGTGGAGAGCCTGCTGTACAGATACGGAAAG ACTATAGTGGATGAACAGCTTGTCCTGAAGAGAGTCGCAGATGTGCTGATCAACCTGTACGCCATGACAGCTGTCCTGTCCAGAGCCACCCGCTCCATCAGCATCGGCCTTAGGAATCATGACCACGAG GTGCTGCTTGCGAACACATTCTGCAGCGACGCTTTCTTCAAGAACAACTACTTGATGACTCAGTTGCAAAAAC ACTCTCCTGAGAACAACGATGCCAACATCAAGAAGATCGCCAAGGAGGTCTTGGAGAAAAGAGCCTATGTCTGTTCTCACCCTCTTGAAAGAACATACTGA